The sequence below is a genomic window from Nostoc flagelliforme CCNUN1.
AGGCACGGGTAAAACCGAATGGCTGGCAACTGAGGTGGCAAAAGCACATGACCAAGGGAGACGGGTATTAATCATCACCCATCGCATCCAATTAGGCGAGGCATTGTGCAATCGCTTCGGTGTTAACTATGTGACTGAAGTCCGCACGAATGAAACAGGTACATTGTTGGGATACGGGGTGTGCGTGGATTCACTGCATCAGGAAAGTCAGGCGCGATTCAACCCCAACGACTGGGCGAATGATGTGATTATTATTGATGAATGTGACCAAGTTTTTTGGCATCTCCTCAACTCTGGTACCGAAGTGCAGAAACGTCGGGTATCTGTTCTCAAAAACCTCAAGCAGTTAGTACAGAATGTTTTGGGCAGCAGTCAGGGAAAGATTTATCTGTCTAGTGCGGATGTCTCAGATACTGATGTGAAGTATGTTTTATCACTCGCTGGAGAATATCGAGTTAATCCGTTCGTAATCGTCAACAATTATGGAGACAGTTGACCGTCACATTTGGGTAAGAGAGTGGGGGATGTCGGTTGTGGGCAATGGTTCCACATCCATCGGAGGATTGCTCAGAAGTCAACACGTTGCAACACTTGCTAACATTGCGCTGTTATCGGCGGCGGATAATGACGATTACAGCTTTGTTGACCAAAATTTTCAGCCCGAATCCCTACAGACATGGGGGAAACGTGGCTCTGTGATTAACGTGGAGATGCGGCGCTATCGGGAATCGGTGCTTGCGGGTTTGATCGAAGATGGGTACACCGTTATTGATGCCGACGATGCATCGGACGATGAGAGTGGGGCTGTAATCGAGTCGGTTAAAGCGGCAAGTGAGCAATTGTATACTGCTGAGTGTGAAGCGATCGCCTCTGCTAGTGAACTCTCCCCAACTGAATTGAAGAAACTGCAAGACAAACGTGCCAAAACGAAAACTGAACGACATCAGCAGCGCTTGGCTGAATTGTCCCGTCGCTATGAAATTGATGTAACCCCTGATTTGGTCGAGAAAGATGACGATGGCTGGTATCCTCAACTGCGGATGCATTATTATTTGACGCTGGGGCGGGAATTTCTGACCAACCGTGATGCGAAACGGGCAGCAGCGCAGTTAGAAGCAGGGGAGAATTCGGTTTGGAAGCCAGATTTTAACAAGGGGCAGCTATTGCCTGCTGTTTTGCTACTCGAAAGCCTCAATCTGTTGCAGTTTCTTACACCAGACGTTCAGTTGCGGGGTCTGATGAAAAGATGGTGGAGTTTAAAGCGCTGGCTGTAGCACATCGGCACGTTATCAAGAATTACTTGAATGTAATGATTTCGGACAAACTGACCCCGATTGCTCCCGCTCAAAAGTTACTTGCCAAGATTGATTTGAAGTTGCACTACGTTGGTCGGTTGGGTAAGCGTGAAAATCGGGAGTGCGTTTACCAGTTTGTGCCTGTTGATGATGAGCGTGATTCGATTTTCGGACAATGGCTCAATCGAGATGAAGCATTAAATCGTGAGTTGGTGTCAGTCACTAATAATATAGTTTTGTCGACACCAGTGATTGACACAACCTCTCAAATATTAGAAGAGGTAGTATCCAGCCCCCAAGGACAAGCCTGGAAAGGGCTGAAGCTGAAAATGCGGGAAGGACTCGACAGTGCTGGTCGGTTCTACCAACAGCTGGTTTCCCAGCTTGGTGAGGCTGTTGGAATTGCTGATGGGGAGCCTTACTGGAACGCATACCTGGGGCAGTGGCAGGTTTGGGTTAACTTTAGGAGCGGTTGTACGTCTGTGGTATGCGATTGGCTCTTTGCTGTGTAGGTCAGAGTAGTTCACTGTTCCATCAAATGATTAGCAGCATTCTTACCAGAGCTACTGCATTAATAGCTTAACTAACTGTTGAGTAATGGGAAAACCTGTTTTTTCCTCAAAATGTAAAAACATTGGGCTGGGGTTTGCTTCGAGGAAAACATATTCACCACTAGGTTTTAGACGCCAGTCAATGGCTGTCCACTCCAGCATCAATACTTTAGCAATGTCTAAACATTGTTTTTGAACCGAAGAGGGTAGTTCTAATGGAATCAATTCACTTTTTTCGTCCAGGCGAAAATCTAACTGGCTAGTTCGAATCTCAGCAGCATAAATTGACTTACCAATTACATAGCTACGAATATTAGTACCAGGAATATATTCCTGTATTTTTACCGGAGAAATTTGTAGGGCTAAACTTAATCGCTTTGGGTCTAGATGCTCTGCTGTTACTAGTTTAGTATATGTGCCTCCATAAACAGGCTTAAAGATAGCTTTATCTAAAGAGTCAGTAAAGTAAATAATTTGTTCTGCATCGTTACTTACAAGAGTCTGTGGAATTGAAACCCCTATATTGTTCACCATACTCAGTTGTAGAGGTTTTTCTTTATGAAGCTGGTACGCTTGCCAGGAATTTACCCAACGCCCCTGACAAGCCTGCATGAAAGAGCGCAGAGTGCTCATTGAATCATTGATAGCAATATCCTGCTGCTGAGAATTGTTTAAAGACGGCACATAAACACCAAAAAAACTTCGCCAGAAAACACTATGTATTTCTCCAATTTCTAACTTACCACCTTGAGGCAATATTAAACTTCCTGCTTGTGTTTTTGGTTCCCAAGATATTTTTAATT
It includes:
- a CDS encoding BAR domain-containing protein, whose amino-acid sequence is METVDRHIWVREWGMSVVGNGSTSIGGLLRSQHVATLANIALLSAADNDDYSFVDQNFQPESLQTWGKRGSVINVEMRRYRESVLAGLIEDGYTVIDADDASDDESGAVIESVKAASEQLYTAECEAIASASELSPTELKKLQDKRAKTKTERHQQRLAELSRRYEIDVTPDLVEKDDDGWYPQLRMHYYLTLGREFLTNRDAKRAAAQLEAGENSVWKPDFNKGQLLPAVLLLESLNLLQFLTPDVQLRGLMKRWWSLKRWL
- a CDS encoding ATP-grasp domain-containing protein; protein product: MNILILGNSQDAHALAMQQALTKAGARADYFDTSSFPTQLKISWEPKTQAGSLILPQGGKLEIGEIHSVFWRSFFGVYVPSLNNSQQQDIAINDSMSTLRSFMQACQGRWVNSWQAYQLHKEKPLQLSMVNNIGVSIPQTLVSNDAEQIIYFTDSLDKAIFKPVYGGTYTKLVTAEHLDPKRLSLALQISPVKIQEYIPGTNIRSYVIGKSIYAAEIRTSQLDFRLDEKSELIPLELPSSVQKQCLDIAKVLMLEWTAIDWRLKPSGEYVFLEANPSPMFLHFEEKTGFPITQQLVKLLMQ